The Candidatus Poribacteria bacterium genome includes the window CTCGTTTGGGTTGGAGGCGCTTTACGCCATCTACCGCTACGCGAAGTCGCACAACGGCACGCGCCTGGAGCTTCTCGGCGTCCGCCCGGAGCTGCGCGAGCTCATGACGCTCGCCGGGTTCGAGAACGTCCTAGACGACTGCGCGGTGGACGGCTGAATGCGATGGTGTCGGTCTACCGTCGGTTGCTGAGAGGCGGGGATGGGCGTACACTAGACTGCGGCGCAGCTTCGACAGCCAGGCGAGTTCTGAGGCGAGAGACGGTATGGATAACGTAGGTTGGCGGGACAGAATAGCGATCCATCCGAACGTCTGCCACGGGAAGCCGTGCATCCGCGGCACGCGCATCATGGCTTCCGTGGTCTTGGACTACCTGAGCGCTGGCGAGTCTGAGGAGTCGATACTGCGCGAGTATCCCCAGTTGTCATCGGACGACGTCCGGGCAGTGCTGGCGTATGCCGCCTGGCTGGCTCACGAGGAGGAGCAACTGCCTCTGTTCACCGATG containing:
- a CDS encoding DUF433 domain-containing protein, with the translated sequence MDNVGWRDRIAIHPNVCHGKPCIRGTRIMASVVLDYLSAGESEESILREYPQLSSDDVRAVLAYAAWLAHEEEQLPLFTDGMPFVIPA